Proteins from one Aquila chrysaetos chrysaetos chromosome 5, bAquChr1.4, whole genome shotgun sequence genomic window:
- the MAPK8IP2 gene encoding C-Jun-amino-terminal kinase-interacting protein 2 isoform X1 has protein sequence MADRAEMFSLSTFHSLSPPGCRPPQDISLEEFDDEDLSEITDDCGIGLNYDSDHYEKDCLVLERGEQPHPICTFQDDFQEFEMIDDNEEEEEEEEEEEEGNELEAPPSPSASPIPSPALEETQKHRPTTLNLTAPGTQDSLNNNGSFPPPAHRTTWQDALLHSSSSSSSHTGHSSPHACIQDGPCLESPKGPSPGGAGQAPASLQPSPFDSQGNSHESLAHGNPSPPRAGEDYNMNIISSALRAPHSPSRLHQPPPKPSLSPTGPAAPPGPDAGSPPQAPAAASGRRAPPKHEAAGGRERPVPGEGGGLGAGSPGSPVAPREQPGSPRPREEPAAGAVAERHDGQGARLTGGYVCPAEPLSSDGEGLRPGRAASVRGHPSGSSETTSPSSDPGIEADLTSRTAKPFLPGGRHGEDLSSPGSDSDVEGEIEAAFAGGRLVSNMISSISETELDLSSDSSSGRSSHLTNSIEEASSPTSEAELETELEAPGLMGIKDSLLLDKGKEEEEETLERELPEHGVVRRESLAELKMEGYYDSLNPVDSSAPAGQTDLSTSSPLDLKIDPDHSLESIRRSFYLPVGPKLMPEADEEDNSEYDSDSESEPDLSEDSDSPWLLSNLVNKMISEGSYPIKCPDECFQQTHSLCDTISPASDLEPEILSEALDGEPGSRDSPVGTGEPAALPHCQRAIELVDMETLRSSLQRAEDERALGAGTELAPEPPADEPGPFLFLSNPTNDTIAPVFPGRPVTLDRLGTSEVLATFGCRPAPPRASPRASPGTEAAAGEHRATVAPPATGPEDWAVDRDLDSGVLEADDMIDDVRLAPQGQGPDAGSPALDVSTAKTNRGFTMAYSTDEDEAPYLKGSPFPEDPLRGSFGGELPPAPGALEPRALDESLAYDSMKYTLVVDEHTQLELVSLRRCTSVLSDDSDLLRACDRCDLEDEAAFGDGLVAPDAHSSSEDSSPEADLQFSKKFLNVFVNSTSRSSSTESFGLFSCMVNGEEREQTHRAVFRFIPRHEDELELDVDDPILVELEEDDYWYRGYNMRTGERGIFPAFYAHEVVGQARDAVGLKRNPCWVERFNVQFLGSVEVPYHQGNGILCAAMQKIATTRKLTVHLRPPASCDLEITLQGIKLILTVTEYSRDEEFERCSHFFQMKNISFCGCHPRNSCYFGFITKHPVLSRFACHVFVSQESMRHVAECVGRAFQEYYQEHLEYACPTEDIYLE, from the exons ATGGCGGATCGCGCCGAGATGTTCTCGCTCTCCACCTTCCACTCGCTCTCCCCGCCCGGCTGCAG GCCCCCCCAGGACATCAGCCTGGAGGAGTTCGATGATGAGGACCTGTCGGAGATCACGGACGACTGCGGCATTGGGCTGAACTACGACTCGGACCACTATGAGAAG GACTGTCTGGTGCTGGAGCGCGGCGAGCAGCCGCACCCCATCTGCACCTTCCAGGACGACTTCCAGGAGTTTGAGATGATCGACGAcaacgaggaggaggaggaggaagaggaggaggaggaggagggcaatGAACTGGAAGCTCCACCGTCCCCTTCGGCCTCACCCATCCCCTCGCCCGCCCTGGAGGAGACGCAGAAGCACCGACCCACCACCCTCAACCTGACGGCCCCGGGCACCCAG GACTCCCTGAACAACAACGGCAGCTTCCCACCGCCCGCTCACCGCACCACCTGGCAGGACGCCCTTctccactcctcctcctcctcttcctcacacaCTG GACACTCGTCTCCCCACGCCTGCATCCAAGACGGACCCTGCCTGGAGAGCCCGAAGGGGCCGagccccggcggggccgggcaggcCCCCGCCTCGCTGCAGCCCTCCCCCTTTGACTCGCAAGGCAACAGCCACGAGTCCCTGGCACATGGTAACCCATCGCCCCCGAGAGCCGGGGAAGATTATAACATGAATATCATCTCCTCTGCGCTCCGAGCACCGCACTCCCCGTCGCGCCTCCACCAGCCGCCCCCTAAACCGTCTCTCTCTCCAACAGGGCCTGCGGCTCCTCCCGGCCCCGACGCGGGCTCGCCACCCCAGGCCCCCGCAGCCGCCAGCGGCCGCCGCGCCCCACCAAAGCACGAAGCGGCCGGCGGCCGGGAGAGGCCGGTGCCCGGCGAAGGGGGCGGCCTGGGGGCCGGGAGCCCGGGGTCCCCCGTGGCCCCCCGCGAGCAGCCCGGCTCCCCGCGGCCTCGGGAGGAGCCGGCGGCCGGGGCCGTCGCCGAGCGGCACGACGGGCAGGGTGCCCGGCTGACGGGTGGCTACGTGTGCCCCGCGGAGCCGCTCAGCTCCGACGGGGAGGGCCTGCGGCCCGGCCGGGCGGCCAGCGTGCGCGGGCACCCCTCGGGCTCCTCGGAGACCACCTCGCCCTCCTCGGACCCCGGCATCGAGGCCGACCTCACCAGCAGGACCGCCAAGCCCTTCCTGCCCGGCGGCCGGCACGGCGAAGACCTCAGCTCGCCCGGCTCCGACTCGGACGTGGAGGGGGAGATCGAGGCGGCCTTCGCTGGCGGGCGCCTGGTCAGCAACATGATCTCCTCCATCTCGGAGACGGAGCTGGACCTGAGCAGCGACAGCAGCAGCGGCAGGTCCTCCCACCTCACCAACTCCATCGAGGAGGCTAGCTCGCCCACCTCGGAGGCCGAGCTGGAGACGGAGCTGGAGGCCCCCGGCCTGATGGGCATCAAGGACTCCCTGCTGCTGGAcaagggcaaggaggaggaggaggagaccctggagagggagctCCCGGAGCACGGCGTGGTGAGACGGGAGAGCCTGGCGGAGCTGAAGATGGAGGGCTACTATGACAGCCTGAACCCGGTGGACTCCTCTGCGCCTGCGGGCCAGACGGACCTCTCCACCTCCAGCCCCCTGGACCTGAAGATTGACCCGGACCACAGCCTGGAGAGCATCCGGCGCTCCTTCTACCTGCCCGTGGGGCCCAAGCTGATGCCCGAGGCCGACGAGGAGGACAACAGCGAGTACGACTCCGACTCGGAGTCAGAGCCCGACCTGAGCGAGGACTCAGACTCGCCCTGGCTGCTCAGCAACCTTGTCAACAAGATGATCTCCGAGGGCTCCTACCCCATCAAGTGCCCGGATGAGTGCTTCCAGCAGACCCACTCGCTCTGCGACACCATCTCCCCGGCCTCCGACCTGGAGCCCGAGATCCTGAGCGAGGCACTGGATGGGGAGCCCGGCTCGCGGGACTCCCCGGTGGGCACGGGCGAGCCGGCTGCCCTGCCCCACTGCCAGCGCGCCATCGAGCTGGTGGACATGGAGACGCTGCGCAGCTCCCTCCAGCGCGCCGAGGACGAGCGGGCCCTGGGTGCCGGGACGGAGCTGGCGCCAGAGCCGCCCGCCGATGAGCCGGgccccttcctcttcctgagCAATCCCACCAACGACACCATCGCGCCCGTCTTCCCGGGGCGCCCCGTCACCCTCGACAGGCTGGGCACCTCCGAGGTCCTGGCCACCTTCGGCTGCCGCCCCGCGCCACCCCGCGCCTCCCCGCGCGCCTCCCCCGGGACCGAGGCTGCCGCCGGGGAGCACCGCGCCACCGTGGCGCCGCCGGCCACCGGCCCGGAGGACTGGGCCGTCGACAGGGACCTGGACTCGGGCGTCCTGGAGGCCGACGACATGATCGACGACGTCCGGTTAGCACCCCAGGGGCAGGGCCCTGACGCCGGCTCACCCGCCCTGGATGTCTCCACCGCCAAGACCAACCGCGGCTTCACCATGGCCTACTCCACGGACGAGGACGAGGCGCCCTACCTGAAGGGCTCCCCCTTCCCCGAGGACCCGCTGCGGGGAAGCTTTGGGGGGGAGCTGCCACCTGCCCCCGGGGCGCTGGAGCCGCGGGCGCTGGATGAGTCCCTGGCCTACGACTCGATGAAGTACACGCTGGTGGTGGACGAGCACACGCAGCTGGAGCTGGTGAGCCTGCGGCGCTGCACCTCGGTGCTGAGCGACGACAGCGACCTGCTCCGCGCCTGCGACCGCTGCGACCTGGAGGACGAGGCGGCCTTCGGGGATGGGCTGGTGGCCCCTGACGCCCACAGCTCCTCCGAGGACTCGTCCCCCGAGGCCGACCTGCAGTTCTCCAAGAAGTTCCTCAATGTCTTCGTCAACAGCACCTCCCGTTCCTCCA gcaCAGAGTCCTTCGGGCTGTTCTCCTGCATGGTGAACGGGGAGGAGCGGGAGCAAACCCACCGGGCTGTCTTCAG GTTCATCCCCCGCCATGAGGACGAGCTGGAGCTGGACGTGGATGACCCCATCCTggtggagctggaggaggatgaCTACTGGTACCGGGGCTACAATATGCGGACGGGGGAGAGGGGCATCTTCCCCGCCTTCTACGCCCATGAGGTCGTCGGCCAAGCCAGGGACGCCGTTG GCCTGAAGAGGAACCCGTGCTGGGTGGAACGGTTCAACGTGCAGTTCCTGGGCTCGGTGGAGGTGCCGTACCACCAGGGCAATGGCATCCTCTGTGCCGCCATGCAGAAG ATTGCCACCACCAGGAAGCTGACGGTGCACCTGCGCCCGCCGGCCAGCTGCGACCTGGAGATCACGCTGCAGGGCATCAAGCTCATCCTCACTGTCACCGAGTACAGCCGGGACGAGGAG tttgaGCGCTGCAGCCACTTCTTCCAGATGAAGAACATCTCCTTCTGTGGGTGCCACCCCCGGAACAGCTG CTACTTTGGGTTCATCACCAAGCACCCGGTGCTGAGCCGCTTTGCCTGCCACGTCTTCGTCTCCCAGGAATCCATGCGACACGTCGCCGAGTGCGTCGG ACGAGCGTTTCAGGAATATTACCAGGAGCACCTGGAGTACGCCTGCCCCACAGAGGACATTTACCTGGAGTAA
- the MAPK8IP2 gene encoding C-Jun-amino-terminal kinase-interacting protein 2 isoform X2: protein MADRAEMFSLSTFHSLSPPGCRPPQDISLEEFDDEDLSEITDDCGIGLNYDSDHYEKDCLVLERGEQPHPICTFQDDFQEFEMIDDNEEEEEEEEEEEEGNELEAPPSPSASPIPSPALEETQKHRPTTLNLTAPGTQDSLNNNGSFPPPAHRTTWQDALLHSSSSSSSHTGHSSPHACIQDGPCLESPKGPSPGGAGQAPASLQPSPFDSQGNSHESLAHGPAAPPGPDAGSPPQAPAAASGRRAPPKHEAAGGRERPVPGEGGGLGAGSPGSPVAPREQPGSPRPREEPAAGAVAERHDGQGARLTGGYVCPAEPLSSDGEGLRPGRAASVRGHPSGSSETTSPSSDPGIEADLTSRTAKPFLPGGRHGEDLSSPGSDSDVEGEIEAAFAGGRLVSNMISSISETELDLSSDSSSGRSSHLTNSIEEASSPTSEAELETELEAPGLMGIKDSLLLDKGKEEEEETLERELPEHGVVRRESLAELKMEGYYDSLNPVDSSAPAGQTDLSTSSPLDLKIDPDHSLESIRRSFYLPVGPKLMPEADEEDNSEYDSDSESEPDLSEDSDSPWLLSNLVNKMISEGSYPIKCPDECFQQTHSLCDTISPASDLEPEILSEALDGEPGSRDSPVGTGEPAALPHCQRAIELVDMETLRSSLQRAEDERALGAGTELAPEPPADEPGPFLFLSNPTNDTIAPVFPGRPVTLDRLGTSEVLATFGCRPAPPRASPRASPGTEAAAGEHRATVAPPATGPEDWAVDRDLDSGVLEADDMIDDVRLAPQGQGPDAGSPALDVSTAKTNRGFTMAYSTDEDEAPYLKGSPFPEDPLRGSFGGELPPAPGALEPRALDESLAYDSMKYTLVVDEHTQLELVSLRRCTSVLSDDSDLLRACDRCDLEDEAAFGDGLVAPDAHSSSEDSSPEADLQFSKKFLNVFVNSTSRSSSTESFGLFSCMVNGEEREQTHRAVFRFIPRHEDELELDVDDPILVELEEDDYWYRGYNMRTGERGIFPAFYAHEVVGQARDAVGLKRNPCWVERFNVQFLGSVEVPYHQGNGILCAAMQKIATTRKLTVHLRPPASCDLEITLQGIKLILTVTEYSRDEEFERCSHFFQMKNISFCGCHPRNSCYFGFITKHPVLSRFACHVFVSQESMRHVAECVGRAFQEYYQEHLEYACPTEDIYLE, encoded by the exons ATGGCGGATCGCGCCGAGATGTTCTCGCTCTCCACCTTCCACTCGCTCTCCCCGCCCGGCTGCAG GCCCCCCCAGGACATCAGCCTGGAGGAGTTCGATGATGAGGACCTGTCGGAGATCACGGACGACTGCGGCATTGGGCTGAACTACGACTCGGACCACTATGAGAAG GACTGTCTGGTGCTGGAGCGCGGCGAGCAGCCGCACCCCATCTGCACCTTCCAGGACGACTTCCAGGAGTTTGAGATGATCGACGAcaacgaggaggaggaggaggaagaggaggaggaggaggagggcaatGAACTGGAAGCTCCACCGTCCCCTTCGGCCTCACCCATCCCCTCGCCCGCCCTGGAGGAGACGCAGAAGCACCGACCCACCACCCTCAACCTGACGGCCCCGGGCACCCAG GACTCCCTGAACAACAACGGCAGCTTCCCACCGCCCGCTCACCGCACCACCTGGCAGGACGCCCTTctccactcctcctcctcctcttcctcacacaCTG GACACTCGTCTCCCCACGCCTGCATCCAAGACGGACCCTGCCTGGAGAGCCCGAAGGGGCCGagccccggcggggccgggcaggcCCCCGCCTCGCTGCAGCCCTCCCCCTTTGACTCGCAAGGCAACAGCCACGAGTCCCTGGCACATG GGCCTGCGGCTCCTCCCGGCCCCGACGCGGGCTCGCCACCCCAGGCCCCCGCAGCCGCCAGCGGCCGCCGCGCCCCACCAAAGCACGAAGCGGCCGGCGGCCGGGAGAGGCCGGTGCCCGGCGAAGGGGGCGGCCTGGGGGCCGGGAGCCCGGGGTCCCCCGTGGCCCCCCGCGAGCAGCCCGGCTCCCCGCGGCCTCGGGAGGAGCCGGCGGCCGGGGCCGTCGCCGAGCGGCACGACGGGCAGGGTGCCCGGCTGACGGGTGGCTACGTGTGCCCCGCGGAGCCGCTCAGCTCCGACGGGGAGGGCCTGCGGCCCGGCCGGGCGGCCAGCGTGCGCGGGCACCCCTCGGGCTCCTCGGAGACCACCTCGCCCTCCTCGGACCCCGGCATCGAGGCCGACCTCACCAGCAGGACCGCCAAGCCCTTCCTGCCCGGCGGCCGGCACGGCGAAGACCTCAGCTCGCCCGGCTCCGACTCGGACGTGGAGGGGGAGATCGAGGCGGCCTTCGCTGGCGGGCGCCTGGTCAGCAACATGATCTCCTCCATCTCGGAGACGGAGCTGGACCTGAGCAGCGACAGCAGCAGCGGCAGGTCCTCCCACCTCACCAACTCCATCGAGGAGGCTAGCTCGCCCACCTCGGAGGCCGAGCTGGAGACGGAGCTGGAGGCCCCCGGCCTGATGGGCATCAAGGACTCCCTGCTGCTGGAcaagggcaaggaggaggaggaggagaccctggagagggagctCCCGGAGCACGGCGTGGTGAGACGGGAGAGCCTGGCGGAGCTGAAGATGGAGGGCTACTATGACAGCCTGAACCCGGTGGACTCCTCTGCGCCTGCGGGCCAGACGGACCTCTCCACCTCCAGCCCCCTGGACCTGAAGATTGACCCGGACCACAGCCTGGAGAGCATCCGGCGCTCCTTCTACCTGCCCGTGGGGCCCAAGCTGATGCCCGAGGCCGACGAGGAGGACAACAGCGAGTACGACTCCGACTCGGAGTCAGAGCCCGACCTGAGCGAGGACTCAGACTCGCCCTGGCTGCTCAGCAACCTTGTCAACAAGATGATCTCCGAGGGCTCCTACCCCATCAAGTGCCCGGATGAGTGCTTCCAGCAGACCCACTCGCTCTGCGACACCATCTCCCCGGCCTCCGACCTGGAGCCCGAGATCCTGAGCGAGGCACTGGATGGGGAGCCCGGCTCGCGGGACTCCCCGGTGGGCACGGGCGAGCCGGCTGCCCTGCCCCACTGCCAGCGCGCCATCGAGCTGGTGGACATGGAGACGCTGCGCAGCTCCCTCCAGCGCGCCGAGGACGAGCGGGCCCTGGGTGCCGGGACGGAGCTGGCGCCAGAGCCGCCCGCCGATGAGCCGGgccccttcctcttcctgagCAATCCCACCAACGACACCATCGCGCCCGTCTTCCCGGGGCGCCCCGTCACCCTCGACAGGCTGGGCACCTCCGAGGTCCTGGCCACCTTCGGCTGCCGCCCCGCGCCACCCCGCGCCTCCCCGCGCGCCTCCCCCGGGACCGAGGCTGCCGCCGGGGAGCACCGCGCCACCGTGGCGCCGCCGGCCACCGGCCCGGAGGACTGGGCCGTCGACAGGGACCTGGACTCGGGCGTCCTGGAGGCCGACGACATGATCGACGACGTCCGGTTAGCACCCCAGGGGCAGGGCCCTGACGCCGGCTCACCCGCCCTGGATGTCTCCACCGCCAAGACCAACCGCGGCTTCACCATGGCCTACTCCACGGACGAGGACGAGGCGCCCTACCTGAAGGGCTCCCCCTTCCCCGAGGACCCGCTGCGGGGAAGCTTTGGGGGGGAGCTGCCACCTGCCCCCGGGGCGCTGGAGCCGCGGGCGCTGGATGAGTCCCTGGCCTACGACTCGATGAAGTACACGCTGGTGGTGGACGAGCACACGCAGCTGGAGCTGGTGAGCCTGCGGCGCTGCACCTCGGTGCTGAGCGACGACAGCGACCTGCTCCGCGCCTGCGACCGCTGCGACCTGGAGGACGAGGCGGCCTTCGGGGATGGGCTGGTGGCCCCTGACGCCCACAGCTCCTCCGAGGACTCGTCCCCCGAGGCCGACCTGCAGTTCTCCAAGAAGTTCCTCAATGTCTTCGTCAACAGCACCTCCCGTTCCTCCA gcaCAGAGTCCTTCGGGCTGTTCTCCTGCATGGTGAACGGGGAGGAGCGGGAGCAAACCCACCGGGCTGTCTTCAG GTTCATCCCCCGCCATGAGGACGAGCTGGAGCTGGACGTGGATGACCCCATCCTggtggagctggaggaggatgaCTACTGGTACCGGGGCTACAATATGCGGACGGGGGAGAGGGGCATCTTCCCCGCCTTCTACGCCCATGAGGTCGTCGGCCAAGCCAGGGACGCCGTTG GCCTGAAGAGGAACCCGTGCTGGGTGGAACGGTTCAACGTGCAGTTCCTGGGCTCGGTGGAGGTGCCGTACCACCAGGGCAATGGCATCCTCTGTGCCGCCATGCAGAAG ATTGCCACCACCAGGAAGCTGACGGTGCACCTGCGCCCGCCGGCCAGCTGCGACCTGGAGATCACGCTGCAGGGCATCAAGCTCATCCTCACTGTCACCGAGTACAGCCGGGACGAGGAG tttgaGCGCTGCAGCCACTTCTTCCAGATGAAGAACATCTCCTTCTGTGGGTGCCACCCCCGGAACAGCTG CTACTTTGGGTTCATCACCAAGCACCCGGTGCTGAGCCGCTTTGCCTGCCACGTCTTCGTCTCCCAGGAATCCATGCGACACGTCGCCGAGTGCGTCGG ACGAGCGTTTCAGGAATATTACCAGGAGCACCTGGAGTACGCCTGCCCCACAGAGGACATTTACCTGGAGTAA